Proteins encoded in a region of the Takifugu flavidus isolate HTHZ2018 chromosome 10, ASM371156v2, whole genome shotgun sequence genome:
- the LOC130533228 gene encoding ataxin-1-like: protein MKSNQERSNGCLPPKKREILALEQRPVVVATETPPVDIATDCPHTENLAWLASVASERCKSRDAESPRCSISSTVSSIQAPSIPSSAAPLPAVPLAPLPAVYPTALPQQTGTIQFAQLGPNVQFISSGPYAGYISSHIISTNTSPAPHNSAAGQRPHLDGYTAALISPNAKADQQFQIGLSPTELTPVSLPSTPQVPGQYIHLESRTPLTVSGNPVASPTAHLQLQPHTAVLPPTLTLAPSQLVLQYADGSSGKKPDEHAKSAVNGELEVVKQPKAPAQPANHQPVQSYEARHILLPADYGQNSVGLQTSLVLVAQHNHGADREANSNKISFVQTEKGGLGVGKPVSRSPSFTPISSSEVVKSVASHTIIQTTIPEELPGGLYTSTQAPIIGYITSANQHSLGYHPALPQHLIIPSGQSLLIPVSGTNNGTETEVSHTVATLSSPITPQISTAMPHAYLATALSKCELLGTDGNQPPPAEAQTPALPALPALPSTPSPVVVAPPSPAPMPAPNPAPVSAPISIQASPSISSSSSPVALPPFFMRGSIIQLADGELKRVEDLKTEDFIQSAEISSELKIDSSTVERIDSGQTPNAVIIQFSVGELKAQVCVEVLVEYPFFVFGQGWSSCCPDRTTELFELSCAKLCVGDVCVSLTLRSLRNGSVVESQKSAQLLGQCHIADATVRNSTSPNGTLINRGLLMKASREPLTGPRQEPPPALGLFPGQGEGVCGPPMAESRTREQRQESAKMGDTERPLGRKRRWSAPERDQTEREEPPPTLPRPSFIPQEVKISIEGHSNAGSEMCLNKM from the exons ATGAAATCTAATCAGGAGCGAAGTAATGGGTGCCTGCCTCCTAAGAAGCGTGAGATCCTGGCTCTGGAGCAGAGGCCAGTGGTGGTAGCCACAGAAACGCCTCCAGTTGACATAGCGACCGACTGCCCCCACACAGAGAACCTAGCGTGGCTGGCGAGTGTAGCTAGCGAACGTTGCAAATCCAGGGATGCAGAAAGCCCCAGATGTTCCATTTCCTCCACAGTATCCTCTATTCAAGCCCCTTCTAttccctcctctgcagctcctcttcctgcagtGCCGCTGGCCCCCCTCCCTGCTGTTTACCCGACAGCCCTCCCTCAGCAAACCGGGACCATCCAGTTTGCTCAGCTGGGGCCTAATGTTCAGTTCATCAGTTCTGGGCCTTACGCCGGCTACATTTCCTCGcacatcatttccaccaacACGAGCCCTGCCCCTCACAACTCTGCCGCCGGACAGCGCCCCCACCTGGATGGCTACACAGCAGCCCTCATCTCCCCCAATGCCAAGGCGGATCAACAGTTTCAGATAGGCCTCTCTCCCACTGAGCTAACTCCCGTTTCTCTCCCAAGCACACCGCAAGTCCCCGGCCAGTACATTCATCTGGAGAGCAGAACGCCTCTGACTGTCAGTGGGAACCCAGTGGCCTCACCCACAgcccacctgcagctgcagcctcacacaGCTGTTCtccctccaacactaaccctcGCTCCATCCCAGCTGGTGCTTCAGTATGCAGATGGATCTTCAGGAAAGAAACCAGACGAGCATGCTAAGAGTGCAGTGAATGGAGAATTGGAGGTGGTTAAGCAGCCCAAAGCTCCCGCTCAGCCTGCAAACCATCAGCCCGTCCAGAGCTACGAGGCCAGACATATCCTCCTGCCCGCAGACTATGGACAAAACTCTGTGGGCCTCCAGACCTCCTTGGTTTTGGTGGCTCAGCACAACCACGGAGCAGACCGTGAGGCCAATTCAAATAAGATCTCCTTCGTGCAGACTGAGAAAGGAGGCCTCGGTGTAGGAAAACCGGTCTCCAGATCTCCCTCTTTCACCCCCATCTCTTCCTCAGAAGTGGTCAAGTCTGTCGCATCACATACAATCATCCAAACCACCATTCCCGAGGAGCTGCCCGGCGGTCTTTATACCTCCACGCAAGCACCCATAATAGGCTACATTACGAGCGCCAACCAGCATTCTCTCGGCTACCACCCAGCATTACCTCAGCACCTCATTATCCCAAGTGGACAGTCCCTCCTCATACCCGTCAGTGGCACTAATAACGGCACAGAAACTGAAGTTAGTCACACGGTGGCCACGCTCTCTTCCCCCATTACCCCTCAGATATCCACTGCTATGCCTCACGCCTATTTGGCCACAGCCCTCTCCAAGTGTGAGTTACTGGGAACAGATGGAAACCAACCACCTCCTGCTGAAGCACAGACGCCGGCCCTGCCGGCCCTACCGGCCCtgccctccaccccctccccggTGGTCGTGGCACCTCCCTCCCCAGCTCCAATGCCCGCTCCCAACCCAGCTCCAGTCTCCGCTCCCATTTCCATCCAagcctctccctccatctcctcctcctcttcccctgtGGCACTTCCACCATTTTTCATGCGAGGCTCCATCATCCAGCTGGCAGACGGGGAACTGAAGCGCGTGGAGGACCTGAAGACGGAGGACTTCATCCAGAGTGCTGAGATTAGCAGCGAGCTGAAGATAGATTCCAGCACTGTGGAGCGTATCGACAGTGGACAGACTCCCAACGCTGTGATCATACAGTTCTCAGTAGGGGAGCTCAAAGCGCAG gtgtgtgtggaggtgctggtggagtATCCCTTCTTCGTCTTCGGGCAAGGCTGGTCGTCATGCTGCCCAGACAGGACAACGGAGCTGTTTGAGCTGTCCTGCGCTAAGCTGTGTGTGGGCGACGTGTGCGTGTCGCTGACCCTCCGCAGCCTTCGGAACGGCTCCGTCGTGGAAAGCCAGAAGAGTGCTCAGCTGTTGGGCCAGTGTCACATCGCGGACGCTACCGTTAGAAACAGCACAAGTCCGAATGGCACACTCATTAACAGGGGCCTCCTCATGAAGGCTTCCAGGGAGCCCTTGACGGGACCGAGGCAGGAGCCTCCACCAGCACTGGGACTGTTTCCAGGACAAGGAGAGGGGGTCTGTGGACCACCGATGGCAGAGTCAAGGACAAGAGAACAAAGACAGGAATCGGCTAAAATGGGCGACACAGAGAGACCCCTGGGACGCAAGAGACGGTGGTCGGCTCCGGAGCGAGACCAGACTGAGAGGGAGGAGCCTCCCCCGACCCTGCCCAGGCCCTCCTTCATCCCTCAGGAGGTTAAAATCAGCATCGAGGGCCACTCCAATGCTGGGAGTGAAATGTGCTTGAACAAAATGTAG